In a genomic window of Streptomyces katrae:
- the fxsBH gene encoding radical SAM/SPASM protein FxsBH, inactivated beta-hydroxylase extension form — protein MTGLIAFREIVLKVHSRCDLACDHCYVYEHADQSWRARPKVISPGVISRTASRLAEHARDHALPSVTVIFHGGEPLLAGPDRLRLACEEFTRALAGTAALDLRIHTNGLQLSRRYLDLFAEYDVRVGISLDGDRAANDRHRRFADGRSSHPLVLAALALLRSEPYRHLYQGLLCTVDVANDPVAVLDALVALEPPRVDFLLPHATWQTPPPRPGGAPDAYARWLLRAFDRWEQLGRPVPVRLFESLLSTLRGGPSLTESLGLAPTDLVVVETDGTLEQVDSLKSAFEGAAATGFNVFDHPFDLVAAHPGVRARQLGLAGVSATCRRCPVVRSCGGGLYTHRYREDGAGGAGFDNPSVYCSDLRELVEGVEGRTAARATAPELADPAELARSQEELTRALLARLHGELAADADWARAWELLTGVEGADPDALDAVLGHPFTRTWVLEALDAAREGRLDAPGAARRLAALAAAAVLRGGLEPAAEVAYRDGEVYLPTLGLLRLGEPGTQGRAALHATGEGYAVVRAGRTEHRFGPAAGDARWLPVRTWRPGPQQQPVALEDLDPYRNCFARPPRLRLGAGEADAWRRRLDAAWALLHRTVPEFARAAAAGLSTLTPLAGGPRAQGWGEAGRHGPGALGVPYAAGVRETALALLTGRRRARLRALTEVADLYALDGAWQHPSPWRTRPVPVSRLLADVHERVAVEAYRRATTTQEPGGLDRIHRALDQLAEAAELTVTGKRLVEELRWELKAVDA, from the coding sequence ATGACCGGCCTGATCGCATTTCGCGAGATCGTCCTGAAGGTGCACAGCAGATGCGATCTTGCATGTGATCATTGCTATGTCTACGAACACGCTGATCAGAGCTGGCGAGCCCGGCCGAAAGTGATCTCCCCCGGGGTCATTTCCCGGACCGCGTCGCGGCTCGCCGAACATGCCCGTGACCATGCACTCCCCTCCGTCACGGTGATCTTCCACGGAGGGGAACCCCTGCTGGCGGGCCCGGACCGACTCCGCCTCGCCTGCGAGGAGTTCACCCGCGCGCTCGCCGGGACGGCTGCCCTCGACCTGCGGATCCACACCAACGGGCTTCAGCTGAGCCGCCGTTACCTGGACCTCTTCGCCGAGTACGACGTCCGGGTCGGCATCTCCCTCGACGGGGACCGCGCGGCCAACGACCGCCACCGGCGCTTCGCCGACGGCCGCTCCAGCCACCCGCTGGTCCTGGCGGCGCTCGCCCTGCTGCGCTCGGAGCCCTACCGCCACCTCTACCAGGGCCTGTTGTGCACCGTGGACGTGGCCAACGACCCGGTCGCCGTCCTGGACGCCCTGGTCGCGCTGGAGCCGCCCCGGGTGGACTTCCTGCTCCCCCACGCCACCTGGCAGACCCCGCCGCCCCGGCCCGGCGGCGCGCCGGACGCGTACGCCCGCTGGCTGCTGCGGGCCTTCGACCGCTGGGAGCAGCTGGGACGGCCGGTGCCCGTCCGGCTCTTCGAGTCCCTGCTGTCCACCCTGCGCGGCGGACCGAGCCTGACGGAGTCCCTGGGGCTGGCCCCGACCGACCTGGTCGTCGTCGAGACCGACGGGACGCTGGAGCAGGTCGACTCCCTCAAGAGCGCCTTCGAGGGGGCCGCCGCCACCGGGTTCAACGTCTTCGACCACCCCTTCGACCTGGTGGCGGCCCACCCGGGCGTGCGGGCCCGGCAGCTGGGGCTCGCGGGCGTCAGCGCCACGTGCCGGCGGTGCCCTGTCGTACGTTCGTGCGGCGGCGGGCTCTACACCCACCGCTACCGGGAGGACGGCGCCGGCGGCGCGGGCTTCGACAACCCCTCGGTCTACTGCTCCGACCTGCGGGAACTGGTGGAGGGCGTGGAGGGCCGGACGGCCGCCCGGGCGACCGCGCCGGAACTGGCCGACCCGGCCGAGCTCGCCCGTTCCCAGGAGGAGCTGACCCGCGCGCTGCTGGCCCGGCTGCACGGCGAGCTGGCCGCCGACGCGGACTGGGCGCGGGCCTGGGAGCTGCTGACCGGGGTCGAGGGGGCGGACCCGGACGCGCTGGACGCCGTACTGGGCCACCCGTTCACCCGGACCTGGGTGCTGGAGGCCCTGGACGCCGCCCGCGAGGGCCGTCTGGACGCCCCGGGCGCCGCCCGCAGGCTGGCCGCGCTGGCGGCGGCCGCCGTACTGCGCGGGGGGCTGGAGCCGGCGGCCGAGGTGGCGTACCGGGACGGCGAGGTGTACCTCCCCACGCTGGGCCTGCTGCGGCTCGGGGAGCCCGGTACGCAGGGCCGGGCCGCGCTGCACGCCACCGGCGAGGGTTACGCGGTGGTCCGGGCGGGCCGCACCGAGCACCGCTTCGGCCCGGCGGCGGGCGACGCCCGCTGGCTGCCCGTACGGACCTGGCGGCCGGGGCCGCAGCAGCAGCCGGTGGCACTGGAGGACCTGGACCCGTACCGCAACTGCTTCGCCCGCCCGCCCCGGCTGCGGCTCGGCGCCGGCGAGGCCGACGCGTGGCGGCGCCGGCTCGACGCGGCCTGGGCGCTGCTGCACCGCACCGTCCCCGAGTTCGCCCGGGCGGCCGCCGCCGGACTGAGCACCCTGACCCCCCTCGCCGGCGGCCCCCGGGCGCAGGGCTGGGGCGAGGCCGGGCGGCACGGGCCGGGCGCGCTCGGGGTGCCGTACGCGGCCGGGGTGCGGGAGACCGCGCTGGCCCTGCTGACCGGGCGGCGGCGGGCCCGGCTGCGGGCGCTGACCGAGGTGGCCGACCTGTACGCGCTGGACGGGGCCTGGCAGCACCCGTCCCCCTGGCGGACCCGGCCGGTGCCGGTGTCGCGGCTGCTGGCCGACGTGCACGAGCGGGTGGCGGTGGAAGCGTACCGGCGGGCCACGACCACCCAGGAGCCGGGCGGACTGGACCGGATCCACCGGGCCCTGGACCAGCTGGCGGAGGCGGCCGAGCTGACGGTGACCGGCAAGCGGCTGGTGGAGGAACTGCGCTGGGAACTGAAGGCGGTGGACGCATGA
- a CDS encoding NADPH-dependent FMN reductase, with protein sequence MPTSPALPVILLLSGSLRAGSVNEAVLRTAESVAAQSAAGAPASVTAVRYEGLGDLPHFNPDEDTDPLPAPVAALRGAIAGAAALLVCAPEYAGTLPGSFKNLLDWTVGGSEISGKPVAWVNAAAPGRGGGAEATLRTVLGYTGAAVVDAACVRIPVDRGTVGADGTVTDPAVRARLAEVLALLAGAARDTP encoded by the coding sequence ATGCCCACGTCACCCGCACTTCCCGTCATCCTGCTCCTCTCCGGGAGCCTGCGCGCCGGCTCGGTCAACGAAGCCGTGCTGCGCACCGCCGAATCCGTGGCCGCGCAGTCCGCCGCCGGGGCGCCCGCGTCCGTGACCGCCGTGCGCTACGAAGGCCTCGGGGACCTCCCGCACTTCAACCCCGACGAGGACACCGACCCGCTGCCCGCCCCCGTGGCCGCGCTGCGCGGGGCGATCGCCGGGGCGGCGGCGCTGCTGGTCTGCGCCCCGGAGTACGCGGGCACCCTGCCGGGCTCGTTCAAGAACCTCCTCGACTGGACGGTGGGCGGCAGCGAGATCTCCGGCAAGCCCGTGGCCTGGGTGAACGCGGCAGCCCCGGGCCGGGGCGGAGGCGCCGAGGCCACGCTGCGCACGGTCCTCGGCTACACCGGCGCGGCCGTCGTCGACGCCGCCTGCGTACGGATCCCGGTGGACCGGGGGACGGTCGGCGCCGACGGGACCGTCACCGACCCCGCCGTCCGCGCCCGCCTGGCCGAGGTGCTGGCCCTGCTCGCCGGGGCGGCACGGGACACGCCGTAG
- a CDS encoding B12-binding domain-containing radical SAM protein, producing the protein MTDFEDPSVAESEAIRLIAEHAPIGVLTLASILDGRGEEPDVVDLNRWYYEYLRSVERDEQGLSFCDFAVHRLESFSSDVFGFSTICSSYPLTLRMAQQLKQLKPDAIIILGGPQASVVDVATLREFACVDCIVRGEAEVTLPSVLDALEAGSSLQAIPGVTFREGDEVIRNENAPVISDLDAVPTPAFHLYPHIKECRYIPLELGRGCPFACEFCSTNDFFRRQFRLKSPERVINEMRKIKQEYKISTFDLVHDMFTVDRKRVVQFCEALLASGETFHWNCSARTDCVDDELIALMAKAGCKGIFFGIETGSARLQKIVKKRIDLSEATRRIECTDRHGITTAVSLITGFPEETMEDLRDTVAFMLDALRLDHAAPQLHLLAPLAETPIHSRYRDQLVLDDIYSDMSYQGWRQSHADREMIEQHPDIFPNFYAVPTPWLERQYLKELRDFVLNGMQRFRWVLVALHQQTGNVLPVFDAWRAWRRDRHAQDPQQDADLSTYYAALEFRSDFLCFLVEYFLPSRDDDLFAVAAMVQFETAFGEVVPDADDEPHNSFPSRVLELTEAMDLEAVPRVSTSVRLAELGTDYNGLILCLKEKGDPAEVQRSSSLMAERRVNDDRTEFIQVSHLSAQLLQLCDGVRTVREIGEAFGKLDPELDGIAPDKACVFGLELLRQQGVIVAAQLVDA; encoded by the coding sequence TCGACCTCAATCGCTGGTACTACGAATACCTCCGCTCCGTTGAACGGGATGAGCAGGGTCTCAGCTTCTGCGATTTCGCAGTGCATCGCCTTGAGTCGTTTTCCTCAGACGTGTTCGGCTTCAGCACCATCTGCAGCAGCTACCCGCTCACGCTGCGCATGGCGCAGCAGCTCAAGCAGCTCAAGCCGGACGCGATCATCATCCTCGGAGGGCCCCAGGCATCCGTGGTTGACGTTGCGACTCTCCGGGAGTTCGCATGCGTCGACTGCATCGTGCGGGGCGAAGCTGAGGTGACGCTGCCGAGCGTGCTCGATGCTCTGGAGGCCGGCAGCTCACTGCAGGCCATCCCAGGTGTCACCTTCAGAGAGGGTGACGAGGTGATCCGGAACGAGAACGCGCCGGTGATCAGCGATCTCGACGCTGTGCCCACGCCGGCGTTCCACCTGTACCCCCACATCAAGGAATGTCGATACATTCCTTTGGAACTGGGACGCGGCTGCCCTTTTGCCTGTGAATTCTGCTCAACAAACGACTTCTTCAGGCGTCAATTCCGCCTCAAGTCGCCCGAGCGAGTGATCAACGAAATGAGAAAAATCAAGCAGGAATATAAAATCTCCACCTTCGATCTCGTGCATGACATGTTCACCGTAGATCGCAAGCGAGTCGTTCAGTTCTGTGAAGCCCTGCTGGCATCCGGAGAGACATTCCACTGGAACTGCAGCGCGCGGACCGACTGCGTCGACGACGAGCTCATCGCACTAATGGCAAAAGCTGGCTGCAAGGGGATCTTCTTCGGGATCGAAACAGGATCGGCGCGACTCCAGAAGATCGTCAAGAAGAGAATTGACCTATCCGAAGCCACCCGCCGCATCGAGTGCACAGACCGGCACGGTATCACCACCGCCGTCTCCCTGATCACTGGTTTCCCCGAGGAGACCATGGAAGACCTGCGGGACACGGTCGCCTTCATGCTCGACGCTTTGCGTCTCGATCACGCGGCCCCACAGCTCCACCTGCTCGCCCCGCTGGCCGAAACACCCATCCACTCTCGCTACCGCGATCAGCTGGTCCTCGACGACATCTACTCGGACATGTCTTATCAGGGGTGGCGGCAAAGCCATGCGGATCGGGAGATGATTGAGCAGCATCCCGACATCTTCCCGAATTTCTACGCCGTTCCCACGCCTTGGTTGGAACGACAGTACCTCAAAGAGCTCAGGGACTTCGTTCTCAACGGAATGCAGCGCTTCCGATGGGTACTGGTGGCGCTGCACCAGCAAACCGGCAATGTCTTGCCGGTATTCGACGCCTGGCGTGCGTGGCGCCGAGATCGCCATGCGCAGGATCCGCAGCAGGATGCAGACCTCTCGACGTATTACGCCGCGCTCGAGTTCCGCTCCGACTTTCTCTGCTTCCTGGTCGAGTACTTTCTGCCTTCCCGTGACGACGACCTCTTCGCCGTGGCGGCGATGGTCCAATTCGAGACGGCCTTCGGGGAGGTGGTTCCGGATGCCGACGATGAGCCACACAATTCGTTCCCCTCCAGAGTCCTGGAGCTCACCGAGGCGATGGACCTGGAGGCGGTCCCCCGTGTCTCCACCAGCGTGCGCCTAGCTGAGTTGGGAACCGACTACAACGGACTCATTCTCTGTCTGAAGGAGAAAGGAGATCCCGCCGAGGTTCAACGAAGCTCATCGCTGATGGCGGAGCGGCGCGTTAACGACGACCGCACGGAGTTCATTCAGGTGAGTCACCTTTCCGCGCAGCTGTTGCAACTGTGCGACGGTGTGCGGACCGTGCGTGAGATCGGCGAAGCTTTCGGCAAGCTCGATCCGGAATTGGACGGCATTGCGCCTGACAAAGCCTGTGTTTTTGGACTTGAGCTCCTTCGCCAGCAGGGAGTCATCGTAGCCGCTCAACTCGTTGACGCCTGA
- a CDS encoding FXSXX-COOH protein translates to MNTSATPPTGADKDRRVPLDKIDVRSAPVAAALGRVLPSESGRHAQAPIFNSAL, encoded by the coding sequence ATGAACACTTCCGCCACCCCGCCGACCGGCGCGGACAAGGACCGCCGGGTCCCGCTCGACAAGATCGACGTCCGCAGTGCGCCCGTCGCCGCGGCCCTCGGCCGGGTACTGCCGTCGGAATCCGGCCGTCACGCGCAGGCACCGATCTTCAACTCTGCGCTCTGA
- a CDS encoding TIR-like protein FxsC: protein MFLRSHLRDGGRVPASVQPYFFLSYAHTPRFGPGGPDPDMWVERLFRDLCNHIMALTSLPAGSEVGFMDREIRNGEGWSERLGAALATCRVFVPLFSPRYFASQMCGKEWFAFAQRAIQVGAASDEKTEAIVPALWVPVPPSQLPLPAERLQFNHSTFGERYVTDGLYGLIKLRGYAEQYEHAVYELARHIVGVAETVRLKPVRPLDYRVVPSAFGPAGGRHGSPSARTLHVTVAAASRHDLPEGRSPEYYGENALEWNPYHPASRRPVAYVAEELVKNLNYQTTLASFDDEAGHFDSKQPPTRPEILIVDRWAVEDEHRRQRLAAFDQEHRPWINVVVPWNRYDHQSRAKEEELAGRLEETLPVKMSQGRAACRAAANGVASLETLGQILPQVVEAAAQQFLRHAQAYPPAGHTPTERRRLVGPMGMSDPTPAPFPPTAHPYGPEGNDTADDSTDTDRGDADDSQS from the coding sequence ATGTTCCTTCGCTCGCATCTTCGGGACGGGGGTCGTGTGCCCGCATCAGTGCAGCCGTATTTTTTTCTCAGTTACGCGCATACACCGAGGTTCGGGCCGGGAGGACCCGACCCGGACATGTGGGTGGAGCGGCTCTTCCGTGATCTCTGCAACCACATCATGGCGCTGACCAGCCTGCCCGCCGGATCCGAGGTCGGCTTCATGGACCGCGAGATACGCAACGGCGAGGGCTGGTCGGAACGGCTCGGGGCGGCGCTCGCCACCTGCCGGGTCTTCGTCCCCCTGTTCTCGCCGCGCTACTTCGCCAGCCAGATGTGCGGGAAGGAGTGGTTCGCCTTCGCCCAGCGGGCCATCCAGGTGGGCGCCGCCAGCGACGAGAAGACCGAGGCCATCGTCCCCGCCCTGTGGGTTCCGGTGCCGCCCTCCCAGCTCCCCCTGCCCGCAGAGCGGTTGCAGTTCAACCACAGCACCTTCGGCGAGCGCTACGTGACCGACGGGCTGTACGGGCTGATCAAACTCCGGGGCTACGCGGAACAGTACGAGCACGCCGTGTACGAACTGGCCCGCCATATCGTCGGCGTGGCCGAGACCGTGCGCCTCAAGCCGGTCCGCCCGCTGGACTACCGGGTGGTGCCCAGCGCCTTCGGCCCGGCCGGAGGCCGCCACGGCAGCCCCTCCGCCCGCACCCTCCACGTGACGGTGGCCGCCGCCTCCCGGCACGACCTGCCGGAGGGCCGCAGCCCCGAGTACTACGGGGAGAACGCCCTGGAGTGGAACCCGTACCACCCCGCCTCCCGGCGGCCGGTCGCGTACGTGGCCGAGGAGCTGGTCAAGAACCTCAACTACCAGACCACACTGGCCTCCTTCGACGACGAGGCCGGCCACTTCGACAGCAAACAGCCGCCCACCCGGCCGGAGATCCTGATCGTCGACCGCTGGGCGGTGGAGGACGAGCACCGCCGCCAGCGCCTGGCCGCCTTCGACCAGGAGCACCGCCCGTGGATCAACGTGGTGGTGCCGTGGAACCGCTACGACCACCAGAGCCGGGCCAAGGAGGAGGAACTGGCCGGCCGGCTGGAGGAGACGCTGCCGGTCAAGATGAGCCAGGGCCGGGCCGCCTGCCGGGCCGCCGCCAACGGCGTGGCCAGCCTGGAGACGCTCGGGCAGATCCTCCCGCAGGTGGTCGAGGCGGCCGCCCAGCAGTTCCTCAGACACGCCCAGGCGTACCCGCCGGCCGGGCACACCCCCACCGAACGCCGGCGCCTGGTCGGGCCGATGGGGATGAGCGACCCGACGCCGGCCCCCTTCCCGCCCACCGCGCACCCGTACGGGCCCGAGGGGAACGACACAGCCGACGACAGCACCGACACCGACCGGGGGGACGCGGATGACAGCCAGTCGTGA
- a CDS encoding IS701 family transposase, with product MVEAQGWAAELESVFARVAGRFGRADLRWRMRDYLRGLLVPVARKNGWQLAEYAGHRTPDGFQRLLNSSVWDADALRDDVRDYVAGKLGPGGVLIVDDTRFVKKGSTSAGVGRQYTGTSGKIDNCQIGVFAAYATSRGRALVDRDLYLPKAWTGDRERCRAAKIPDERQFATKGELAKAIVTRCLAAGLPAQWLTADEAYGQEWKFRRLLEELGVGYVVAVPKSQQVKSLAGFWRIDELIARAPDDAWQRLSCGDGAKGPRVYDWASARLPPIGFFDGDEPTHHRWVLARRSLTQTDEIAYYFAYAPVTCTVADLARVAGARWAIEECFQAAKNECGLDEYEVRRYPGWYRHITLAMLAHAFLAGLAADEAAKGAAETTPPAASSLSPWQRSDGSWNISCPTTEQADLVHENTH from the coding sequence ATGGTGGAGGCCCAGGGGTGGGCTGCGGAGTTGGAGTCGGTGTTCGCGCGGGTGGCGGGCCGGTTCGGGCGGGCGGATCTGCGGTGGCGGATGCGGGACTACCTGCGGGGGCTGCTGGTTCCGGTGGCGCGGAAGAACGGCTGGCAGCTGGCCGAGTACGCAGGTCACCGCACCCCGGACGGGTTCCAGAGACTGCTCAACTCCAGTGTTTGGGACGCGGACGCACTCCGTGACGATGTCCGCGACTACGTCGCCGGCAAGCTCGGTCCTGGTGGTGTGCTGATCGTCGACGACACCAGGTTCGTCAAGAAGGGCAGCACCTCGGCGGGGGTGGGCCGGCAGTACACCGGGACGTCAGGGAAGATCGATAATTGCCAGATCGGGGTGTTCGCGGCCTACGCCACCAGCCGCGGACGGGCCCTGGTGGACCGGGATTTGTACCTTCCCAAGGCATGGACCGGTGACCGGGAACGCTGCAGGGCGGCGAAGATCCCCGACGAGCGGCAGTTCGCGACCAAGGGCGAGCTCGCGAAGGCCATCGTGACGAGGTGTCTTGCCGCGGGCCTGCCGGCCCAGTGGTTGACTGCGGACGAGGCATACGGCCAGGAGTGGAAGTTCCGGCGCCTGCTCGAGGAGCTCGGGGTGGGTTATGTCGTCGCAGTGCCGAAGTCGCAGCAGGTCAAGAGCCTGGCCGGGTTCTGGCGGATCGACGAGCTGATCGCCCGGGCCCCGGATGACGCCTGGCAGCGGCTCTCCTGCGGTGACGGGGCGAAAGGGCCTCGCGTCTATGACTGGGCGAGTGCACGCCTGCCGCCGATCGGCTTCTTCGACGGTGACGAGCCCACCCATCACCGCTGGGTGCTCGCCCGCCGCAGCCTCACCCAGACTGACGAGATCGCCTACTACTTCGCCTATGCGCCCGTGACCTGCACGGTTGCAGATCTTGCGAGGGTGGCCGGTGCCCGGTGGGCGATCGAGGAGTGCTTCCAGGCCGCGAAGAACGAGTGCGGCCTGGACGAGTACGAGGTCCGCCGCTATCCGGGCTGGTATCGGCACATCACCCTGGCCATGCTCGCCCACGCCTTCCTCGCCGGCCTCGCCGCGGACGAGGCGGCAAAGGGGGCCGCAGAAACGACCCCACCTGCAGCATCGTCGCTCTCACCGTGGCAGAGATCCGACGGCTCCTGGAACATCTCCTGCCCCACCACCGAACAGGCCGACCTCGTCCACGAGAACACGCACTGA
- a CDS encoding aminoglycoside N(3)-acetyltransferase, whose protein sequence is MTSPPRMTSPRRENSPPRGNSAPRVPRSLSEPAPPGALALAVQLRLLGVRPGRRLLVHAALGGTGLHPQTLREALTGVLGPHGTLVVPAFTAENSLTSSAHLARISGLDADEVAAFRARMPAFDPQRTPSQGMGAFAEAVRTAPGAARSGHPQTSFAALGADAHRICAEHRLECHLGEDSPLGKLCWEGGQVLMINVGFASCTAFHLAEYRIPKPPLRMYDCVVKVNLPGGRRGKGHEGEWTRYEDVALDDSDFTEIGRAFPDSLLRRGKVGAAPAVLFSITDAVDHAQTWMTENRR, encoded by the coding sequence ATGACCTCCCCGCCGCGCATGACCTCCCCGCGGCGCGAGAACTCCCCGCCGCGCGGGAACTCCGCGCCCCGGGTGCCGCGTTCCTTATCCGAGCCCGCGCCCCCGGGCGCCCTCGCCCTGGCCGTCCAGCTGCGGCTGCTCGGCGTGCGCCCCGGACGGCGGCTGCTGGTGCACGCGGCGCTCGGCGGCACCGGTCTGCACCCGCAGACGCTGCGCGAGGCCCTGACCGGGGTGCTGGGACCCCACGGCACCCTGGTGGTCCCGGCCTTCACCGCGGAGAACTCCCTCACCTCCTCCGCCCACCTGGCCCGGATCTCCGGGCTCGACGCGGACGAGGTGGCCGCCTTCCGCGCGCGGATGCCCGCCTTCGACCCGCAGCGCACCCCGAGCCAGGGCATGGGCGCCTTCGCCGAGGCGGTCCGTACCGCGCCGGGCGCCGCCCGCAGCGGCCATCCGCAGACCTCCTTCGCCGCGCTCGGCGCGGACGCGCACCGGATCTGCGCGGAACACCGGCTGGAATGCCATCTGGGCGAGGATTCCCCGCTGGGAAAACTGTGCTGGGAGGGGGGACAGGTTCTCATGATCAATGTGGGATTCGCGTCCTGCACCGCTTTCCACCTCGCGGAGTACCGAATTCCGAAGCCCCCCTTGCGCATGTACGACTGTGTGGTGAAGGTGAACCTTCCGGGCGGACGGCGGGGGAAGGGGCACGAGGGGGAGTGGACCAGGTACGAGGACGTCGCCCTGGACGACAGTGATTTCACGGAGATCGGCCGGGCATTCCCGGATTCGCTCCTGCGCCGGGGAAAGGTGGGCGCGGCGCCCGCCGTCCTCTTCTCGATCACGGACGCGGTCGATCACGCCCAGACCTGGATGACCGAAAACAGACGCTGA
- a CDS encoding alpha/beta fold hydrolase, which yields MREEVRTADGRVLTAEHWGDPDGKPVFLLHGMPGSRLGPAPRGMVLYQRRVRLIAYDRPGYGGSDRHPGRTVADVAQDVAAVADALGVDTFAVAGRSGGAPGALACAALLPERVTRTAALVPIAPRDAEDLDWFAGMAASNVREYTTAAADPEELTARLIPRASGIARDPGRLLDELRRELTASDRMIVSDAGLRSMLLRNYREGVRTSAYGWIDDMLAASSPWGFDPADIRCPVLIWHGELDVFSPVGHARWLGRRIPGATTTIDPDAAHFAALRALPHVLTWLLRELPAPSVEEQQPA from the coding sequence GTGCGCGAAGAGGTGCGCACCGCTGACGGACGCGTCCTGACGGCGGAACACTGGGGCGACCCGGACGGCAAACCCGTATTCCTGCTCCACGGCATGCCCGGCAGCCGGCTCGGCCCGGCCCCCCGGGGCATGGTCCTCTACCAGCGGCGGGTGCGGCTCATCGCCTACGACCGGCCCGGCTACGGCGGCTCCGACCGCCATCCGGGGCGCACGGTGGCCGACGTGGCCCAGGACGTGGCCGCCGTCGCCGACGCCCTCGGCGTGGACACCTTCGCCGTGGCCGGCCGCTCGGGCGGCGCCCCCGGAGCCCTGGCCTGCGCCGCGCTGCTGCCGGAGCGGGTGACGCGGACGGCGGCCCTGGTCCCGATCGCGCCCCGGGACGCGGAGGACCTGGACTGGTTCGCCGGGATGGCCGCCTCGAACGTCCGGGAGTACACCACCGCCGCCGCCGACCCCGAGGAGCTCACGGCCCGGCTGATCCCGCGCGCCAGCGGTATCGCGCGGGACCCCGGGCGGCTGCTGGACGAGCTGCGCCGGGAGCTGACCGCCAGCGACCGGATGATCGTCTCGGACGCGGGCCTGCGGTCGATGCTGCTGCGCAACTACCGTGAGGGGGTGCGCACTTCGGCGTACGGGTGGATCGACGACATGCTCGCCGCCAGCAGCCCGTGGGGGTTCGACCCCGCCGACATCCGCTGCCCCGTGCTGATCTGGCACGGGGAGCTCGACGTGTTCTCCCCCGTGGGCCACGCCCGCTGGCTGGGCCGCCGCATCCCCGGCGCCACCACCACCATCGACCCGGACGCCGCGCACTTCGCGGCCCTGCGCGCGCTGCCCCACGTCCTCACCTGGCTGCTGCGCGAACTGCCCGCCCCCTCCGTGGAGGAACAGCAGCCGGCCTGA
- a CDS encoding retropepsin-like aspartic protease — MEKRSLTESEPAAGRVERHTVRFRLAKGAPLPVVQAWVDDEGPFAFVLDTGASMTVVSPRVAKRLGGQGRRFSTGGGAAVAATGQVPVAIGTVASLRVDSFHVNDLAVAVMSLRRVRKAAKTRIDGIVGFNAFRDCRLTIDYPKGRLVFERDGDGPSCHQASTS; from the coding sequence GTGGAGAAGCGCAGTCTGACGGAGTCGGAGCCTGCAGCCGGCCGCGTGGAGCGGCACACGGTGCGATTTCGGCTGGCAAAAGGGGCTCCTCTCCCGGTTGTGCAGGCGTGGGTCGATGACGAGGGCCCGTTTGCTTTCGTGCTGGACACAGGAGCGTCCATGACGGTTGTGTCTCCTAGGGTGGCCAAACGCCTTGGGGGACAGGGCCGCCGTTTCTCGACTGGCGGCGGCGCGGCAGTTGCCGCGACGGGGCAGGTCCCCGTCGCAATCGGCACCGTCGCATCGCTGCGGGTCGATTCCTTCCACGTCAACGATCTGGCGGTGGCAGTAATGAGCTTGAGGCGCGTGCGGAAGGCCGCGAAAACGCGGATCGACGGCATCGTGGGCTTCAACGCCTTCCGTGACTGCCGCCTCACGATCGATTACCCGAAGGGGCGCCTTGTCTTTGAACGAGACGGCGATGGGCCGTCCTGCCATCAGGCGTCAACGAGTTGA